A genomic stretch from Malus domestica chromosome 15, GDT2T_hap1 includes:
- the LOC103401524 gene encoding phosphoglucan phosphatase DSP4, amyloplastic has protein sequence MNCLQNLTGSSVLPLRSFRSNPTRRPSFSIATLGTMSCIDLPRSMAVKAISGSTSSAETSGAEAKEEKSEIYSNNMTEAMGAVLTYRHELGMNYDFIRPDLIVGSCLQTPKDVDKLRSIGVKTIFCLQQDSDLEYFSVDIGDIREYANTFDDIEHLRAEIRDFDSYDLRLRLPVVVSKLYKAINRNGGVTYVHCTAGLGRAPAAALAYMFWVQGYKLTDAVNLLLSKRACFPKLDAIKNATADILTSMTKRVVTLTWGGDNCSTVEISGLDIGWGQRIPLEFNKEQGSWILKRELPEGRYEYKYVIDGGWTHNKHEPFTSPNKDGHVNNYVHVVEDDPNSESAAIRKRMTGDDPHLTTKERLKIRRFLESCPSDE, from the exons ATGAATTGTCTCCAGAATCTGACAGG ATCCTCTGTTTTGCCTCTCCGGAGCTTCAGAAGCAATCCCACGAGGAGGCCTTCCTTCTCTATCGCAACTCTG GGAACGATGAGCTGCATCGATCTACCCAGAAGCATGGCTGTGAAG GCAATTTCTGGTTCCACCTCTAGTGCTGAGACGAGTGGTGCTGAAGCGAAAGAGGAAAAGTCTGAGATATATAGTAATAACATGACAGAAGCCATGGGTGCTG TCTTGACCTATAGGCATGAGCTAGGTATGAACTACGACTTCATACGTCCAGATCTGATTGTGGGGTCTTGCCTACAG ACACCTAAAGATGTTGACAAACTTCGAAGCATCGGCGTGAAGACCATTTTTTGCTTGCAACAAGATTCAGATTTGGA ATATTTTAGTGTTGACATCGGTGACATTCGAGAGTATGCCAACACATTTGATGACATTGAACACTTGCGTGCTGAAATAAG GGACTTTGATTCATATGATCTACGTCTCCGGCTTCCTGTTGTTGTTAGCAAATTATATAAAGCCATAAATCGAAATGGAGGTGTCACTTATGTGCATTGCACTGCTGGACTTGGAAGAGCTCCTGCAGCTGCG TTGGCTTACATGTTCTGGGTACAGGGATACAAACTTACAGATGCTGTCAATTTACTGCTG AGCAAACGTGCGTGCTTCCCAAAACTGGATGCTATAAAAAATGCTACTGCAGATATT CTTACAAGCATGACAAAAAGGGTTGTCACATTGACTTGGGGAGGTGATAATTGCTCTACAGTGGAAATCTCAGGACTTGATATTGGATGGGGTCAG AGGATTCCTTTAGAGTTTAATAAGGAACAGGGTTCGTGGATTCTCAAGAGGGAATTGCCG GAAGGACGATATGAATATAAATACGTCATTGATGGTGGATGGACGCACAATAAGCATGAGCCTTTCACCTCTCCCAACAAGGATGGCCATGTCAACAATTATGTTCAT GTTGTTGAGGACGACCCTAACAGTGAAAGTGCGGCCATACGGAAGAGGATGACCGGTGATGATCCTCATCTTACAACCAAGGAACGACTGAAAATAAGACGGTTCCTCGAATCTTGTCCCAGTGATGAGTGA